CAGCTACCGCACATATGTCATCAGCAGTGGGACACTCAGGAAGAGGATCAGGCAGAACTGAGTCGGGAAAGTTTAGTAATGCATGAGATCCCTTGAGAGCCAATGCAGCCGCATCGTAAGCTGCAGCCGCCATCTCGGGTGTGGGATAGGTGCCCAACCAAATGCGGGTGGATGAGTGTGGAACCCGAATTTCAGAAACCCATTTTCCAGTCTTAAACCTGAATCTGATACCATGATACATCGGGTGTCGGCTGGTGGAGGTTCCGGCAGTAGGAGCAGGAGTGTGAGGGGGGTTAATATCATTTGTGGAGTTGCTGTGTGTACGGTTAGCCATGCAAGTTTATGGATGCTTATGTGGGTACTTATAAACGTTTTGGATGCATACGTGGGTTGTTTATTAACCAATAGAATTTATTTGTGGCTGGGAGGTAGTTGGGGGCCCATATGGAGAATATGATAATATATTTTGCGGATATTTTTGTTTTCCAAAAGAAGAAAAATATCTCAATCATTCCAAAAAACACTCCATATCATGTAACTGTCATGTAGAAGAAAAAGATCTCAATCTTTATTTTGACCTTCTATTTCCTATAAAGTACAGATAGACCCTCTTATTATGTAAATCTGAAATTGATGAATGAAAAACCAACTTAAAGAACTAATCTTACCCAATAACATTGTAATCATAATATCTAGCGCGCTAATACCGACCAAACACAAATAGAACCATTACTTTATGAGATACCAATGTATTGTACGGGTATCCAACCGGCAAAACTGGTACATTATTCGGTTTATACTTTAGCTCTTTTCTTATTTCGAACTTTTCGTATGGAATATATACACGTAATTACATAATAAGATATGAAAAccttgaaaaataaaaataatttgtCATTTTGTTAGTCTTTATTTAAGATGACGGTTCGATGTATAACTTACTTTTTGTGTTTTCTTGTAGAATCATAAAGCATTtatcttttttatgttttgtctttttcttacgataaaaaaaaaacacttacacCATTAAGTAGTGTTTAAATTTTCGTTGATAGCATGATAAATAGATTCAAATAACATTAACACCAATTTTCTTCAAAATATTATAAAAGCTATTCTTTTGAAATAACCATTTACAACCTTGAATCTAAAATATCTCAAAACATATTGAAAGGCTAAATGCAATGTTTAATAAAGTACAAGGGGGCACATGAAATACTCTACAGGTACAATGACTTATTGGTAGTGTGCAATAAGTTTTGTTATTGTATAATATAATTTAAAATGATCAAGTATCTGGAACTTGCCTCAAAACATATTGAAATGCTAAGTTCAATAGTTTTAAGAGAAAATTCAAAAGAAAACATTGTTAACCAAAAACTTTCTAATACAAACATCATTGATTCTTTTCATCTATGTTTTGATAAAACTAATTTTAAAATCGAACATGACAAATATCATTGATCTTTTTTGAATAATTTCGGTAGCGCAATAGAGTATCCTTTTTATACTGTAAGCTATAGCGAGTGTCGATATTGGTAACGAATCAAACTGATTCCGACCAAACAAGATAttcacttttatattttttttgatcAACGTAAACACTTGTTGATATCCTTTTTTATACATCAtaactttattttttagtttttttgttgataatgagtaCCAGTGTTGTTGTAAACCAAACCGATACTAACCGAACTCCTAGCCAACACGTGGCGGAGTTTTACTAGTTTATTATAAAAGAAAGAAATTGAATATGAATTTAGTTATGTCAAACATCACAATTGAAACGTTATACCCTTGTACTTGCAATTTTACATATTTGGTCGTTGTACTAATTCTATTCGTTGACAAATACATCCAGAATAAAAACAAGACTAAGAGCATCACTGTGAATGATGATTTCTAAAAAAACAACAAGAACAGACAGGGGCTGTCtggcaacatctgaatgattaagtgctgaaccagtaagatgtttgaactattaagtgctaaaccaataagaggtctaaactattaagagcctgtataatgtttATGTCACActccgaccacgtaaaacatcaaatcgtggcggaaacgttagggagtgttgtaacagaattattgttccacaaccatggtaattaaaataatattttattcatcacccaagggtggaatacatcgttcaaaacaagaaccaacatgttacattgtcttaaaataggagaaaacaaaagtacatcacataattaaactaagtctagctccattttatatcactaaggcccaagtccaccctagcgtgtcacaaTCATCCTATGCAattgcattagctcctgaaacacatgtggaaataggtacgtcagcataaaaatgcctgtgagtaacataggttttgtgaaaataggattcatgacttaggtttaagaaaatgtttaacgaaaacttgtcatgaatctagtttaagtgtttgcttatataaaaatgtttgaaaagcgataacaaatcagttaatatgtatgtatataaaagaatgatgtatggttaaaagaataaccaagtaaaaataagttgtatgaaataaattgttttgtaaaacaaagtcttgtgaaaaatatgttatttgcaaaaatgtataagtccaaaataaaatgatttaaataacggtatgtcatgtaatacaatacaagcacttatatataggaagtaccagcggcgtatcctccatgcttgtagcatactacatacatatcgttacttaagtcacttaaacaaaccaccaaagtataaagttcatgtttaaaccaaccatcaaatgttcttgtctaaaccattgtcaatgtttagaAATCCAAAATGAAGTCATGTAGTTatgtatgtgtaaacaaaagttatgtatggtaagtaaaaaaatgagactacttaaaccataagtaaaaaggaacaaaacaaagtattttgaataaatcataaagttatgttttgccaagtaaaagcatgttttattgatacaaacatttatgtggtaagttaacgcaattatccaagccttgagacagcaggataaccttagagtaaaggttatcaaagtaaaatgttttcggattcagtcattccttacacccaaacaaaccaagggtgtcaggaacgggatttgtcaagtcctatggtaccattacttactaccgagcggcatgatcggtgttaatgaatgtaacaaagaaccgtttatgcaaaccaaatgttataccaaatgtaaacaagttatgtgaaaacaatgtactaagtatgctaagtaaacatacaaagcaaaaaagtcatgtaaaacaatgtgctaatatgccatgtaaacatatatagcaaagtaatgtaatgtaaatcaatgtgctagcatgttaagtaagcatacatagcaaaacataatgaattCATGTACTAATAGtatactaatgaacatagcaagtatatgatatgaaaacatgaaaagcatgaaagtaacaagtaggcacatgtgtttcacctcaaaatgtttggaaaacagtaaaagaggggtactatgtactcacttgagattgcttagaagtcctagaataaccaccaagcaaagctagaagatcacggaatcaaacggcacctatataggtatctacattaataaacggacctatcggaggatcgggtagtacgagggttcgtaaaccaaataagtatgggaacttatgtaatatggtttaacaaagcctacatactaaaacgaaacctatcctaagtgcttttgacccgttacgacccgtttaggtagcttatgctactttaacgcgtcgttcgcgtaaaacgcgtttggaatgcctaacaagtcctatgacaagtaagatatgccttaacatgtttaatattattgttaaatcggtttagataccaaaaatcatgtcacataggcttaaaatgaattttagcgaaaagagggtattttggtaatttacctaaggcataagaactacttatcatacaactacttaaacgacgtgaccataaggtaaaac
This genomic stretch from Helianthus annuus cultivar XRQ/B chromosome 8, HanXRQr2.0-SUNRISE, whole genome shotgun sequence harbors:
- the LOC110871071 gene encoding ethylene-responsive transcription factor ERF024 encodes the protein MANRTHSNSTNDINPPHTPAPTAGTSTSRHPMYHGIRFRFKTGKWVSEIRVPHSSTRIWLGTYPTPEMAAAAYDAAALALKGSHALLNFPDSVLPDPLPECPTADDICAVAARAAAARHPSNKEETGSSTRGEFMDQDAVFDMPNMLSDMAEGMLLSPPRMNSIPPQEYEDGSGKVSKN